The Clostridioides sp. ES-S-0010-02 genome window below encodes:
- the trmB gene encoding tRNA (guanosine(46)-N7)-methyltransferase TrmB, protein MRRRRKKGADEKLLSYTEYVLREDIDKLKGKWSIKFGNDNPIHVEFGTGKGQFITTLAKQNPDINYIAMELKEEVLLKAVEKADVSNLNNILFLWADVSDILNYFESKELSRIYINFCDPWPKNRWSKRRLTHSGFLEMYNNILEDNGEIHFKTDNEKLFEFSLNEIAANNWLLKNISLDLSSSEYKNNVTTEYEDKFMSQGMRIFRCEAKKRN, encoded by the coding sequence GTGAGAAGAAGACGAAAAAAAGGTGCAGATGAAAAACTTTTAAGTTATACAGAATATGTCTTAAGAGAAGATATAGACAAGTTAAAGGGCAAATGGAGTATAAAATTTGGAAATGATAATCCAATACATGTTGAATTTGGAACTGGAAAAGGTCAATTTATTACAACCTTGGCCAAGCAAAATCCTGATATAAACTATATTGCTATGGAATTAAAGGAAGAAGTACTTTTAAAGGCTGTTGAAAAAGCTGATGTTTCTAATTTAAATAATATATTATTTTTATGGGCTGATGTAAGTGATATTCTAAATTATTTTGAATCTAAAGAATTATCTAGGATTTATATAAATTTTTGTGACCCATGGCCAAAAAATAGATGGAGTAAAAGAAGACTTACTCATTCTGGATTTTTAGAGATGTATAATAATATTTTAGAAGATAATGGAGAAATTCATTTCAAAACAGATAATGAAAAATTATTCGAGTTTAGTTTAAATGAAATTGCTGCAAATAATTGGCTCTTAAAGAACATTTCTCTTGATTTAAGCAGTAGTGAGTATAAAAATAATGTTACAACAGAGTATGAGGATAAATTTATGTCACAAGGAATGCGAATATTTAGATGTGAAGCTAAAAAACGTAACTAG